A genomic region of Pseudomonas frederiksbergensis contains the following coding sequences:
- the nagZ gene encoding beta-N-acetylhexosaminidase, with amino-acid sequence MTAGLQGSLMVDVAGTWLTAEDRQLLRQPEVGGLIIFARNIEHPRQVRELSASIRAVRPDLLLAVDQEGGRVQRLRQGFVRLPAMRAIADNPNAEYLAEQCGWIMATEVLAVGLDLSFAPVLDLDYQRSAVVGTRSFEGDPERAALLAGAFIRGMNSAGMAATGKHFPGHGWAEADSHVAIPNDERSLEEIRAKDLVPFARLSKQLAAVMPAHVIYPHVDSQPAGFSRRWLQDILRGELQFDGVIFSDDLSMAGAHVVGDAASRIEAALSAGCDMGLVCNDRAAAELALSAAQRLKVKPSARIAKMRSQSFASTDYRQDPRWLTALGALKDAQLID; translated from the coding sequence GCCTGCAAGGCTCGTTGATGGTGGACGTCGCCGGTACCTGGCTGACGGCCGAAGATCGCCAACTGTTGCGTCAGCCCGAAGTGGGTGGCCTGATCATTTTTGCACGCAATATCGAACATCCGCGTCAGGTCCGTGAGTTGAGTGCGTCGATTCGTGCGGTGCGGCCAGACTTGCTGTTGGCAGTGGACCAGGAGGGCGGTCGGGTGCAGCGTCTGCGTCAGGGCTTCGTGCGTCTGCCAGCCATGCGCGCGATTGCTGACAACCCGAACGCCGAATACCTGGCCGAGCAGTGTGGCTGGATCATGGCGACCGAAGTGCTGGCCGTCGGCCTCGACCTGAGCTTCGCCCCGGTGCTGGACCTCGACTACCAGCGCAGTGCCGTGGTCGGTACCCGTTCGTTCGAAGGTGATCCAGAGCGCGCGGCCTTGCTGGCAGGGGCGTTCATTCGCGGCATGAACAGCGCCGGCATGGCGGCTACCGGCAAGCACTTCCCTGGTCACGGCTGGGCGGAGGCGGATTCGCACGTTGCGATTCCGAATGACGAGCGCAGTCTTGAGGAAATCCGCGCCAAGGACCTCGTGCCGTTCGCGCGCTTGAGCAAACAACTGGCGGCCGTGATGCCTGCTCACGTGATCTATCCGCACGTTGACTCGCAGCCGGCCGGCTTCTCGCGCCGCTGGTTGCAGGACATCCTGCGCGGCGAGTTGCAGTTTGACGGGGTGATCTTCAGCGATGATCTGTCGATGGCCGGCGCCCATGTGGTGGGTGACGCGGCCAGTCGAATCGAGGCAGCACTGTCTGCCGGTTGCGATATGGGCCTGGTCTGTAATGATCGCGCGGCTGCCGAGCTGGCCCTGAGTGCGGCTCAGCGTTTGAAGGTCAAGCCGTCTGCACGTATCGCAAAGATGCGAAGCCAGTCGTTCGCCAGTACCGATTACCGGCAGGATCCGCGCTGGCTTACCGCCCTTGGCGCGCTCAAAGATGCCCAACTGATTGATTAA